The nucleotide sequence ttttttttttttttttaatgcataaaccAGTTGGACGGTCCGGATTGAACCACCTTCATTCAATGGCCAAGAATGTTTTTTGGGTATGGTACCGAAGTGGTACAGTAGaattttcctcaaatttattcttcttcttcattttacgACCTCGCATTCTCTTTGTGGACTTCTTGTTGATAGACCTAGGCCGATGACTTGATAATTGGGCTTTTATGTCTTCATAACTTTTATAGGATAGGAAAGCTATTGGAATTTGATAGGCCAGCGCTAAGAAACTTGGGGCTGCCTATTTgaaaaaacgattttttttccctattatCTCACTTATATACGCTTACATcctgttattattttatttaattaatttggataaTACTTTTTTCAAGAACACCCATATTtctggatgaaaaaaaaaaataggtgattttttttaacatattcaaataacaaaaaattgaatttgtcaTGATACTAACTTATATCATTTTGACTTATTACCCTACTAATATCCACTTTATCcacttattttgattaatttatttattatagggctttaaaaaaaattaaatttcccATTGATACCCACTTATCCTTGTTATCCTACTAATATCCACAtctaaatatttcaattcacATCCCTCTTTTCAATTGATACCTACCTAAAATATTTTCTGTTCACTAAGAATCTTATCCCTTTATCGTATAAACCCATGCtagagtaaaaaaattatttccttcctttctttttctcatttctctctCATTATAGAATGGATCTTCTCATTTCTCTTGTGTGCgtgtggatatatatatatggcaaaaattagatttgaagGTTGTCTGATTTGGATAGGACACACTGGAAGAGAGTAGCGGCGCCAACCACATCATCTGGATCAAGTAAGGCCGTAGTTATTGAACAAACTGTTGCGTTTGTTTACCATATACAAGACATTGGAAAATAAGGAAACATGTATGATTTTCTGAATTCTTTCATGTCCAAGTTGGGACTTATTAGATGCCATTTCAATTCCCTTCTCTAATCTTttcaacatttttccttttgaacATAGATGGCATTTCAAATCCCTGTCATTTCCTCTTTTTAATGAGAATTTTGTGTACTTGGAATAATATGATATGAGTCTCACCTTTCATTCCATTACCATTTCTTTGATCCGGATGGCCTTAATCCCATTGCCACTTAAGACATTCGCTGCAATGTCATTTTTCACTCTTCAGCTCTAAATATGAAAATCCATCACAACCAGAATAGCACCCAGAAAAAGCTAGTCTAACCCCGAACTACCTAATAACCAGGCGACTCAACTAGGAAAGCAAAAATGCCCAGGGGATTCATCATCAGTTCATCCTGAAAGGTCTTCTCACGCCATCATGAAACATTTTATTACTCATGTCACCAACTATCATGAACATTCATAAGCAACAAGTATCACTAATCAATGCTCTCCCAAACAATCAATCCATCAAGTTTCATTCTTAATGCACCACACAAGATATCTCAAGAGGCACAAAGTGCCATGTCCAGGACATGTAGCACACAAATTAACAAATTGATGGAACCAGATTGAAGCAGTACAGCATGTAAAGGGAGCAAACAGACAAACTGAAGATAAGTATCACATCCAGGCAGGTTCAGCATATGTAAGCTACGAAACTGACAAATCAAAGGCATGGTTGTCATAAAATCAATTAACCAGTCCTCCAAATTAAGCAGCTACAGCATGTATTTCTACAAATATCTCTAGAGCAGCAAGATCCATTAAACTATGCAAAATCAGCATGTAAAGCAAGGAGTATGGAGATCATCTAGGATAATAATGTCATATCATCTAGCATATTTGCATGTAACCACTAAAAGCATAAACTAGAATCACTCACTTCCAGAACCATACCTAGACataataaaagtatattaaatATCACCAAGAGAGTGAACTATGATGTCTTGATATGTATGGCAGACATATAAGGATCCTgtagaaagaacaaaaaataatgaacctatatggagataaaaatccataaatcaaaggaaataaacatGAACTTATATTTAAAAGTTTTGGTGAAATCAAACAGCCTGCTTTAACTCAAATAATATCTTCAGCAATACTTTAATAAGCTAGAACCGAAAAAGTTCCCGAAAGAAAGCAAAGATGAAAAGAGAAGCGAGCACATCCTATATGCTACCAAGAGAAGGTCCACATTGCAAAATATGGCCTGATGTGCTTTACCAATTtatcaaagatgaagaaaattaGATAGGATGGCTATAAAAGTTAGGAAAGGCAATCAATAGAACCCCTCCTTTTGGATAAGGTAGCAAGGTAGTAAAAGGTTATTGGTTGGTCTCTTGTTCATGTGGGGATTGATGAAGCTTAAAATAGTTTTCGGGAATGTGAAGAGGCTGAGTAGAAGAGTAGAAAGAAGGCAGTTCAATCTCTGATCAGATAACAGAGGCCTGACTTGGTGTGCCTTCAGGAAACTATAATTAATGGATTGTTTCTTGAGGTGGTTAAAAGCCTGGGGGGTGGTAAGTTATCGAAGTGGGAGCCTCTGACACTGGAGGAGGCTGGTGgccttgttatttttttcttttggaacaATAGAGGTTACAGGTAAGGGACATGGAGGTTGGgcctttctcattttcttacaAATTCAACAAGCTGTGAGGATGGTTTCCGTCTGGTGTTTGCAGGGTTCTAAGGTCCAGTTTGGAGAGGAGAGATTTTCGGGAGGAGTTGGAGCCATTAGAAGTTCATGGGAGGAACCATGTATAATTGGGGGAACTTCAATGTGGCACACTTCCCTATGAGCAAGGGAACATTGGTGAGTTCATAGATGAGTTCAACATTGTGGATATTTCCTATGAGCACTTACCTTTGCAATGAGAAGCATTTCAAAGTTCATCAATGAGTTAACCTGGTGGATGTCCCTTTGAGGAGCTTCGCTTGTCTCATGGGCTAGGATGGTAAATTTTTGGATTGGAccaactcttttattttttcggATTGACAAAATCAGTTCTGAAATGTGTACTGGAGCATCCTCCCTGAACCCACTCCCCATCGTTATGCAATATTGCTGGACTATGGAGTTAGGAAATGAGAAACGTCCcttcagatttgaaaatatgttggTCAAAGAGCACAGATTAGGGGTTTAATCTCAAGTTAGTGGGACAGCTATGTCGTTTTGGGACCTCTGAGCTTCTTTTTAGCCCGTAAGTTGTGGTAGCTTAAGGAAAACTTAAAGAGGCGGGGTATAGTGTTTGGCAGTTTGATAATATTTCTGTTAGGAAAGCTTGTGATTCAGAGTAGATCAGGAGTTGGGATTTGAACAATATAAGGGTGAGTAACGACATAAGGTGGTGGCCAGGAACGCTGCCATTCAACATGATAGTCTATTTGCAGATATGGAAGAAACTTCTCGCGAATGGAAGTCCATAGTTCTGTGCCTAAGAGAAGGAGACAGAAATACCAAGTTTTTACATGGGATGGCAAACACTCATAGGAGGGGAAATTTCATTTGGGGGTGGAAAGGTCTTGGCTTTTGCAGTAAAAGCTGATTTAAGGAGAGGAAAATGCTTCTTTCCAGGTGTTGGTTCCTAAGAAGGGGGGATGagtgaatataaaatatttgacacCTATTAATTCAGTGGGTGGGGTATACAAACTTTAAGATTAGAATTCTATTGAACAGGCTGAAAAAGGTTATTGCATAGGTGGTTTTAGATTCCCTGAACGGTTTTGTTGAGGGTAGACAACTTCCAAGTGTAGTCCTGATTGCCAATTAAGCGGCTGACTCCAAATTTAAGAGTTTAAAGAGAGGGGTGGCATGTGAGCTAGACATAGAAAAAGCTTATTACCATATGAACTAGGACTATTTGCTTTCAATGACAAAACTTACGGGATTTGAAAAGACTCCACAGTTCATTTCTCAATTTTAGTCAATGGGACTGCTAATAGTTTCTTTCAGAGCTCAACGCCGGTGAGGCAAGGGGATCCGCATTTTTTGTTACTTTTGGTGATGGAATGTATAGTTGCTCTACTCAAGGGCAGTGGAAGGAGGTATTGTAGTGGTTTTAAGGTGGAAGGGGGAAGGGTCAGGGTGTTGAGATTTCACACATTGGTCCTTCGATGTTTCATGAAACCAATGGTAAAGCAATTGATCTACCTGAGATGAATTCGTCTCTCCTTTAAGGCAATTTCAGGTCTTAAGATTAGCTTGGATAAAAGAAAATCCTGATAAGAACAGTACAGGATATGGACGAGTTAGCTTCCAATTTAAAAGTGAGGGGCCTATGAACTACTTGGTCATACATCTGGGATTCTCTTATGTCCTTTTTGATGTGGGATTCCATACAACTATACAAGTAAGTTGAAGAAAAGGGCAGCTTCTTCGACAAGGCACAAAGACCTGTCCAAAGGTGGTAGGCTTATACTTATTAAAAGCATCCACTCAAGTCTCCCACTTTATTTTATGTCCTCCTTTGTGATCCCTAGTAAGGTCTAAAGACTGGTTGGACAAGATACAATGAGACTTTCTTTTGGTTGGAGGATCTATAGAGAAGAAATTTCATCTAGTTCGATGGGGATACTATCTGCACTGAGAAGGCAAGAGTGATTGACACATAAGGAGGCTCTTAATTAGGCTTTACTTGGGAAATGGCTTTAGAGATATGCAAGGGAGGGAAATGATTGTGGAGGAGAGTTGATGAGGGAAATATGAGAAATTGAAGGGGGATTGGTGTTCAAGGGAGGAGAGAGAGGCTTATGAGACAGACATTTGGAAAGCTTAAGGGTGGGAATGATTTCACTCCAGAGTTTGTATATTTGTCAAGCATGGTGGTGGGActaagttttttatttgatatttggtATGGGAAAACCCCCTTGAAGCATTTCTTTGATCTTGTTGTTAATAAAGAAGTATGGGTTGTAGATTATGAGAAAGAGAGGTTTAGGCACAGGGCTGCTGGTACAAGCTTAGGGAGAAGCTTCTTGACTGGGATATAGGAGAACTGGACTCTTTTTTGCAACTTTTGAACTTAGTGTGAGTCTGTAGACTGTAGTATTGTTGTGGAAGGCCTCTAAGAAATGAAAGTTTAGTTAGATCTTACTACAAGGAGTTAATGTTCTGGGGCAACTATTTCATTCCCAGGCAAAGAGCTATAGGACTTAAAGGTGCCTTCGAAGATGGCTTTCTATGTTTAGGATCCAGTACACTAgaaaattcttttaacaaagATCAGCTTACTAGACATGGATAATCATTGGCCATTTAAGGCTCTTTCTGCTAATGAAGGAGTTTGTGGATATAACCTAATGCACTGTGGTCTTTGAGTTTGTGGAGTTTTGTCTTCTCTCTGTTCAGTGCATCATAGCTCCTTCACCATATGACTAAGGAAATGCATATAGGATTGGATGGGAGTCTTGCAAGCAAAGGGAAGAAGTCTATTTGGAGGATGACCATTTTGTGCTTATTTTTTACCatatggaaagcaaataaaagaacCAGATGTAATCTATCTTTCCTTCTATATTTTGTTAATAGGTTGGGATAGGTAGAGACCTGTGGGTTTGTCGTGtttcctcttttattttctttggtatgCCTTGTAGATTTCTTATGTACTTGGGTTGCACATCCATACCCCCTCCCTCCTCCCTCTTTTAGGtgtattatctttttttttttttttttttttttgataggtaagtgCAAATTGTATTAAAACACCAAAAGGGGCACGCCAAAGTACCTCTTATCTAATatttatcttcttcattttcctattttaaaaaaaataatatttatatttgtgttaAAGTTTTGGttgaaacaaaatgaaatgattCCTCCTAGGACATTCTTGAATACTTTGGGAtcacactttcaaaattcagCATCACCATTGCCACATGCATAGTGGTAGATAAAGATAGAAAAGCCAAGTATATTGAAGCTAGGCAATATTAGAGGAGCAGAAGAActgaaataattgaattatgCCACTGCAAAAGATTTAGAAAAAGAGATTGTTTTGGCatgtataaatttatacataaaagAGATGACTAAATGAGCTTAACCCCATtgcttcaaaactaaaacagaTCATAAAGAGATGCAAACCCAGTCCCATTTCAATGGGCAAAACTGAAGCACTGCCCAAGATGGAGTTATAACTTTGGTCCATAATATCAACCTAATCTTTCTTTATAATTATTGtgcatctgttttgccattggGGTTCCTACTGATCTCTCTTGTGCACCTTTTATTCCTTTACTGCGTTCTGTCAGGGAGAATTTCTCATcattttgcttgtttttttccTATGCTCAAATGAATCTCCCTTTATGGGGAAAAAGACAACACAAACAAACCAGGTCAAGCATCTCGTGATCTAGAATCTAAGTCAAATGACAATCGCTAGCAGTAGCCAGTTAATCAAACCTTAGGTAAGTGAAACGATATATGAATAGGTATGTGGCAAGAAGTTGGAAAGGGGATGCCCTTGAGGCCTAGTCCAAGTGGTAATGGGGcagggagggtttgtgggaggttccaagttcccaatggagacaaaaatttacctatcaaaaaaaggaaaaagaaaaaaaggagttGGGAAGGGGATGTGGAAGGTTCCAAGTTTAATTCCCAGCAGACAAAAAAATGTTACctattcaaaagaaaaacaaaatcccaatttttttgGAAGATAATCAATGTAGTTTGTCAATTATTGCAGCTAAACCATCTCTCCAGACTTTTCCACTGAAAGATTGAAGCACAATGTAACCATAAATATCTCACCAAAACAGGTCCCAACCAAAATATACTTCAAAATGAGTCCAAAAGGTACCTCCCTGACACAACTCCATCCATATATGCTACCTAAAACTGTTCTCAGAAGCCTATTTAGCAACAAAACAACACTTTGATAAAAACCAATACAATCAGTTCATACtgcacaatcatatcatccttaTCAATGAATTATCAAATGATGTAATACACATCTACATTAGCAAATTTAGTTGCAATGATGCTAATATGATAGACCCAAAAAtatctgataaaaaaatatgataaaccTAAAAATATCTCATTGAAGCATATGCCAAATTTGCATAGAAGAGAGTTGATTCTCCTCAACTAccattttaaaacttttctcAGAAATGCATCACTAACACAACAGTAAAGCTATTTTGATACAAACCAGAACCAAACCAAGGTGAATTCAGCATAGAAAAAGTTCATTTTTGGgaagaaaagaatattaaaaatcacCATTAAAATCAACTAATCAAATAGAAACTCCATAAGAACCCATTCAAGAACAAAAAGCCACGAAGAACTGTTGAATCGAACAAATActgagtctttttttttttatgagtaaagaagagtatttatattaaaagaggCGCTAAAAACAAATTCTGAGTCATACACCAATATGAATAAGAACACAGTCACAATCATTCAAGCTTCAGTCATCAATCAAAAGCCATTAGATGTTGTTGACTGAAGAGAGATTTAGAGAATGGCAGCACCCCTGAGGCGTGGCTCAAGTGTTAAGGAATTAGGGTGGAGTTGAGGGAGGTTCCAATTTTGAGTCCAAGTGGACACAAAGACCTGGGAGAGAACCTGGGAAGGAAATCAAAACGCCACAAATTACTAAAGGATGAATTCATTTCTCAATACACTTTGaacatttcctttttctctctccatTACTTGCCAATATCCAAACAGAGACTCATTGTTTTCAAGAATGAAGCGGAATATCAGGGTTGAGAGGTCCGTCAGAAGCATAAGGAGCTTAGCTCAGTCATGGATTATCATTCAAATTTGTAACACACCATTCTTGCCCTTCTTCTATGTGGCCCAAAAGCATTCTACTCACTATTAGGTATTAGAAAGATGTAGTAGCATTGCTTCATCCAAGTTAACAAAGTATTTTGAGCACACTTTTCCCTCAAACGACCAGTAGTAGAAACTTACTCCATTGATATTTATATAGCTATCATGAATTTACTTGAGCAATGAAAGTaaaggaaggaaaaaggaaGCGAGCATGCAAGCAGCAACATCAGTAGTAGAAGGGAGAGATTGATTTCAAAAACGGAAAactagagaagaaaagaaaaagaagaaatttccTTAGATTACAATTCTTCAAGGGTCATCAACGTACTCAAACTCGTCGTCCTTGAGATGGGCAAAGAACTTGACAGGGCCACGGCCTTCAATGTCCGCGACGAACTCGATCTTGAAAGGAAGATTGGCGGATATGCGCTTGCCCTTCCATTCTCCAACATACTGCTTAAGAACACCTTCCATTCCGGTGAGATCCACCTCAGGCACCCTCGGAACATGAAACACCTTCAAAGGCACcttaaccctaaccctagcACCGATCTTGCCGGCTTCTTCAGCTGCGTCCTCTTGTACTTGTTCAAAGGctgctgatgatgatgatgtcgCGGAATCCGACCTCAGAGCCACCTGGCAAGATATCGTCCTTCTTCTGCGGTGCACCACAGCAGAGGAAGGGGATTTCACACTGCAGACAtcaagagaagaagaagaagaagacgatgatgatgatgaagagacGAGTGCATTTGTGGAGCGACGAAGATTGAGGGGCGAGGAGGCAGAGAAGAAGGCCAGAGCATTCATCCTTTTTCTCTCTTGCTGTTATCTGCTTAGGATTCTTATATCTTTATCCGTGTGTCCCGTGTGAGTCTACTCCTCCTTTGGATTTGGATTCGGATTTGGATTCGTCACTCTCGATTTAATCCACTCATATCCCAGGGCCAAGGTTACTGAGTTTTCTTATGTAGGATTTACGAAAGAAACTGCTCCTACGTGTCGGCACACGAATCCCAATTCCCAGCCATATATTTGGG is from Vitis riparia cultivar Riparia Gloire de Montpellier isolate 1030 chromosome 10, EGFV_Vit.rip_1.0, whole genome shotgun sequence and encodes:
- the LOC117924232 gene encoding ferredoxin-thioredoxin reductase, variable chain, producing the protein MNALAFFSASSPLNLRRSTNALVSSSSSSSSSSSSLDVCSVKSPSSAVVHRRRRTISCQVALRSDSATSSSSAAFEQVQEDAAEEAGKIGARVRVKVPLKVFHVPRVPEVDLTGMEGVLKQYVGEWKGKRISANLPFKIEFVADIEGRGPVKFFAHLKDDEFEYVDDP